The genomic interval TGCCACATCATGGAACTGAAGCGTCTGTCCCTTATAGTCGGTAAGCGCGTCAGCGTCCCAGTTGTCAATTATCGATTTCTCAATAAGCTCATTAAAACTTGGTATTTGTTCCATAGTATATCTTATGCTTGATAAAGGTATCTTTTTATGCTTTTCTTAGGAGTCTTGGCAAATTCCTCGTTATGCAGACGAATAGCCGACAGTCTGCTGTACTGTGGCAACTGTTCGTTCAGATCTTTCCTGTTCTGCTCCATGATGTTTTCCATCTCTTCCTCAGAGAAGTTCATCAGCTCGTCCTGATCAGGATAAACGAGTGCCACCAGCTTCTCACCTTCTTGTATTACGAGGCTCTCTGAAGCCATTGGCATTGAGTTGAGCTTGTCTTCAATCTCCTCTGGATAGATGTTCTGTCCACTGGCACCAAGAAGCATGTTCTTTATTCGTCCTCTGATGAAGATGTTACCATCGGCATCCATTGTTCCCAGGTCGCCAGTGTGATACCATCCGTCAGCATCGAGCGTCTCGCGTGTTGCCTCTTCGTTCTTGTAGTAGCCAAGCATCACGTTTGTTCCTCGTGCAAGAATCTCGCCTGGTATGTTGCGTGGATCATTGCTTGCTATGCATACTTCCATGTTGTCAATAGCCTTGCCACATGAGCCAGCCACAAACTCCTTGTAGTCGCGATAGCTTATGAGCGGAGAGCACTCTGTGGCACCATATCCAACGGTGATGGGGAAGCCAATAGACATAAGGAACTGCTCCACCTCCTTAGACAGTGCAGCGCCGCCTACTATTACCTCGTAAGCCCTTCCGCCAAATGCCTCATAAACCTGCTCGCATATCTTCTCCTTCACCTTCTTTGAAACTACAGGCATAGCCAACAGCAGTTTCATGCGGTTGCTCTGAATCATGGGGAACACTTTCTTACGAATAATCTTCTCGATAATCAGAGGTACTGATATTACTATTGCCGGCTTTATGTCGGTAAAGGCTTTAGCGATGAGGGTAGGAGAGGGCAGACGGTTTAGGAAGAACAGGTGACTGCCGTTGCAGAATCCGAACAGGAACTCAATGCTCAGACCATACATGTGTGCCATTGGAAGAATGTCGAGCACAGGAGAGCCTGGCTTAACGTGCTTTCCAAGACGTCGTATGCAGAAATCAACATTGCCCCACAGTCCGCGATAGGGCAGCATTACTCCCTTTGAGAATCCTGTGGTACCGCTTGTATAATTGATGAGTGCCATCTCGTTCGGCTGGTCTTCATGATAGTTCACATGCTCCTTGCGGAAAGCCTTGGGGAATTTCGAACCGAACATCAGGTTCAGGTGCTCACGGGCATAGGTGAGCTTCTCTGAGCGAGATACCATCAACGAAAAATCGGGAAGGTTAATAATTCCCTCAAGATTCGGCATTTCATCAGGTGTAATCTCTTTTGCTACGAAGTCACCAACAAACAGCAGGCGTGATTCCGAGTGGTTCACGATATTATGTATCTGCTCTGCGTTGAACTCATGAAGTATCGGCACTGCTACTGCTCCATAAGTCAGCGTAGCTAAGAAAGTAACAGCCCAGTGTGCTGAGTTGCGTCCACAAATAGCAATCTTGTCACCTTTCTTGATACCGCAATTGTCAAACATGATGTGCAGCTTCTCTATTTTGCGAGCCACATCGTGATACTGAAGTGTCTGACCCTGATAGTCAGTCAATGCGTCGGCATCCCAGTATTGAAGGATAGCCCTTTGGATATATTGGTTGAAACTTGAACCGGTTTCCATTGCACATTAATCAAAAATTTGTGCAAAGGTAATTATTTTGCTGCACATTGACAAATTTTTTGTGCAATATTTTGTTGTTTTCTGTTATATTTATTCTGATAATAATTATTTGTGGAATATCAGAACATATTATCCGAATAATGTAATTGCCCAGTCAAACTTTCATCAATTCGCTCATTATCATGTTGCTCACAAACAATCCTTTTCTGGTAAGCACAAGGCGGTTGTCAAGGTTGATCAAAATTCCGTCATTGATGAATCGTTCAGCCTGTTTGATGCAGTAATTTCTTTGTTCATCGGTTAGCTTGTTCAGCGCCAGTCCTTCGCACGTACGAAGTGAAGTCATTACAAGTTCGTTGTAGAGAGTGTCATCGTCAAGGTGTTCTTCCTCGAACTGCGGACAGCCTTTCTCTATACCTTCTATATATTGTTTTACGCTGTCCACGTTCCATCGTCTCGCCCTGTCTCCGTCGTAGCTGTGAGCAGCGGCACCCAGTCCTATATATGGGGTCTTGTTCCAGTAGCTGCTGTTATGTTTTGAGCGAAACGATTGTCCGTTGCTGTCAGCCTTCTTTGCAAAATTGCTAATCTCGTAGTGTTCGTAGCCAGCTGCTGAGAGACGGTCTATGAGGTCGTTATACATCTGCAGACTCGTCTCTTCGCTAATCTCTTCCACCAATCCTCGCTGCAGTTGGTTGTAGAGCGATGTTCCTTCTTCGTACATTAGAGAATAGGCAGAGATGTGTTCCACATCGAGAGCTATCGCTGCGTCAACATCATTGTGCCAGTCGCTGAGCGTCTCTTTTGGAAAGCCATACATCAAGTCTATGCTTATGTTGCCAATGCCCGCTTTCCTAAGCCTTTCTACGGCAATGGCTATCTGTTCATCCGAGTGACGGCGATGCAGAAACTTCAGTCTTTCGTTGCTGAATGTCTGAACACCCATTGACACACGGTTCACAGGCAGTTGTGACAACAGCTCTGCAAAGTCATCAGTCACGTCATCAGGATTACATTCCATGGTGATTTCGTGAGAGGTTCTTTGCAAGCAAAGCGTCGCTTCGCGCCGAGCGAGAGGCGAGAGGTGAGAGGTGAGAGGATTTGTTGGAAACCACACCTTATTTATATATAAAAAGAGCTGGCGCAGCTGTTCTCCTGTGAGCTGACTGGGAGTGCCGCCTCCCAGATAGACGGTATCCAACCTCATATTCTCGTTGGTGCACCTTGTTTCCATCTCCTTACACAAGGCGTCAACATACCTCTGTCGCAGCTCCAGCGACGTTGTGGAGTAGAAGCCGCAATAGATGCATCGGCTCTTACAAAATGGTATGTGAATGTATAATCCTGCCATAGATGGCTACAAAAGTACTAATTTTGTTTAATATTTCCAAGTTATTTTTGGCGATTACACGGAAAATGTCTAATTTTAGTGCCGTTTACGAAACCAAGTAAATAATACCTATAACTTAAAACCATAAAGATTATGAAAGTTTATCAGACAAACGAGATCAAAAACATTGCATTGCTTGGCAGTGCGGGTAGCGGCAAGACTACACTTGCCGAGGCAATGGTTTACGAGGCTGGCATCATCAAGCGCCGTGGCACCGTAGAAGCCAAAAATACCATGAGTGACTACTTCCCTGTAGAACAGGAATACGGTTACAGCGTTTTCTCAACCGTTTTCCATGTGGAGTGGAACAACAAGAAATTGAACATCATAGACTGTCCGGGTTCTGACGACTTCGTGGGTGGTGCCATCACCGCTCTCAACGTTACCGACCAGGCAGTCATCTTGATTAATGGCCAGTATGGTCCAGAGGTAGGCACACAGAACGCCTTCCGTTATACCGACAAGCTGCAGAAGCCTGTCATCTTCCTTGTCAACCAGCTCGACCGCGACAACTGCGACTTCGATGCCCTTCTGAACAATATGAAGGAAATCTATGGTGACAAGTGCGTTCCTGTTCAGTATCCTATCGCTACTGGTGCTGGCTTCAATGCAGTCATCGACGTGCTGCTGATGAAGAAGTACTCTTGGAAACCTGAGGGTGGCGCTCCAATCATCGAGGAGATTCCTGCAGAGGAGATGGACAAGGCTAAGGAGTTGCATGCTGCCCTCGTGGAAGCTGCTGCTGCCAACGACGATACCCTGATGGAGAAGTTCTTCGAGAGCGAGAGCCTCACTGAGGACGAGATGCGTGAAGGCATCCGCAAGGGCTTGGTTACACGTAGCATCTTCCCTGTATTCTGCGTCTGCGCAGGCAAGGACATGGGCGTTCGTCGTCTTATGGAGTTCCTTGGCAACGTGGTTCCTTTCGTTAGCGAGATGCCAAAGATTCGCAATACTCGTGGCGAAGAGATTACTCCCGATGCTGCAGGTCCCACATCGCTCTATTTCTTCAAGACAGGCGTTGAGCCACACATTGGTGAGGTTCAGTACTTCAAGGTTATGAGCGGCTCTGTTAAGCCTGGCGATGACCTCACAAATGCTGACCGCGGCTCTAAGGAGCGTCTGGGCACTATCTATGCTTGCGCAGGTGCCAACCGTATTCCTGTTGACGAGCTGAAGGCAGGCGACATTGGCTGTACCGTTAAGCTGAAGGATGTGAAGACAGGCAATGCCCTCAATGGCAAGGACTGCGAGTGGCGCTATGACTTCATCAAGTATCCTAACTCTAAGTATTCTCGTGCCATCAAGGCTCAGAACGAGGCTGAGACTGAGAAGATGATGGTTGCTCTGACCAAGATGCGTCAGGAAGACCCCACATGGGTTGTTGAGCAGTCTAAGGAGCTCCGTCAGATCATCGTTCACGGTCAGGGAGAGTTCCACCTCCGCACCCTGAAGTGGCGCATGGAGAACAACGAGAAGATCAAGATTGACTATCTCGAGCCAAAGATTCCTTATCGTGAGACCATCACAAAGATGGCACGTGCCGACTATCGTCACAAGAAGCAGTCGGGTGGTGCAGGTCAGTTTGGCGAGGTACATCTCATTGTTGAGCCTTATGCCGACGGAATGCCCGATCCCACATCGTTCACCATCAATGGTCAGGAGTTCAAGATGAACATCAAGTCTAAGGAAGAGAAAGACCTTGAGTGGGGCGGCAAGCTCGTGTTCATCAACTCTGTTGTAGGCGGTGCTATCGATATGCGCTTCATGCCAGCTATCCTGAAGGGTATCATGGAACGCATGGAGCAGGGCCCACTCACCGGCTCTTATGCTCGCGACGTTCGCGTCATCGTCTATGACGGTAAGATGCACCCAGTTGACTCTAACGAGCTCTCGTTCATGCTCGCAGCACGTAATGCCTTCTCAGCAGCCTTTCGCGAGGCAGGTCCAAAGGTTCTCGAGCCTATC from Prevotella sp. E13-27 carries:
- a CDS encoding AMP-binding protein, which encodes METGSSFNQYIQRAILQYWDADALTDYQGQTLQYHDVARKIEKLHIMFDNCGIKKGDKIAICGRNSAHWAVTFLATLTYGAVAVPILHEFNAEQIHNIVNHSESRLLFVGDFVAKEITPDEMPNLEGIINLPDFSLMVSRSEKLTYAREHLNLMFGSKFPKAFRKEHVNYHEDQPNEMALINYTSGTTGFSKGVMLPYRGLWGNVDFCIRRLGKHVKPGSPVLDILPMAHMYGLSIEFLFGFCNGSHLFFLNRLPSPTLIAKAFTDIKPAIVISVPLIIEKIIRKKVFPMIQSNRMKLLLAMPVVSKKVKEKICEQVYEAFGGRAYEVIVGGAALSKEVEQFLMSIGFPITVGYGATECSPLISYRDYKEFVAGSCGKAIDNMEVCIASNDPRNIPGEILARGTNVMLGYYKNEEATRETLDADGWYHTGDLGTMDADGNIFIRGRIKNMLLGASGQNIYPEEIEDKLNSMPMASESLVIQEGEKLVALVYPDQDELMNFSEEEMENIMEQNRKDLNEQLPQYSRLSAIRLHNEEFAKTPKKSIKRYLYQA
- a CDS encoding coproporphyrinogen-III oxidase family protein, which translates into the protein MAGLYIHIPFCKSRCIYCGFYSTTSLELRQRYVDALCKEMETRCTNENMRLDTVYLGGGTPSQLTGEQLRQLFLYINKVWFPTNPLTSHLSPLARREATLCLQRTSHEITMECNPDDVTDDFAELLSQLPVNRVSMGVQTFSNERLKFLHRRHSDEQIAIAVERLRKAGIGNISIDLMYGFPKETLSDWHNDVDAAIALDVEHISAYSLMYEEGTSLYNQLQRGLVEEISEETSLQMYNDLIDRLSAAGYEHYEISNFAKKADSNGQSFRSKHNSSYWNKTPYIGLGAAAHSYDGDRARRWNVDSVKQYIEGIEKGCPQFEEEHLDDDTLYNELVMTSLRTCEGLALNKLTDEQRNYCIKQAERFINDGILINLDNRLVLTRKGLFVSNMIMSELMKV
- a CDS encoding elongation factor G, which codes for MKVYQTNEIKNIALLGSAGSGKTTLAEAMVYEAGIIKRRGTVEAKNTMSDYFPVEQEYGYSVFSTVFHVEWNNKKLNIIDCPGSDDFVGGAITALNVTDQAVILINGQYGPEVGTQNAFRYTDKLQKPVIFLVNQLDRDNCDFDALLNNMKEIYGDKCVPVQYPIATGAGFNAVIDVLLMKKYSWKPEGGAPIIEEIPAEEMDKAKELHAALVEAAAANDDTLMEKFFESESLTEDEMREGIRKGLVTRSIFPVFCVCAGKDMGVRRLMEFLGNVVPFVSEMPKIRNTRGEEITPDAAGPTSLYFFKTGVEPHIGEVQYFKVMSGSVKPGDDLTNADRGSKERLGTIYACAGANRIPVDELKAGDIGCTVKLKDVKTGNALNGKDCEWRYDFIKYPNSKYSRAIKAQNEAETEKMMVALTKMRQEDPTWVVEQSKELRQIIVHGQGEFHLRTLKWRMENNEKIKIDYLEPKIPYRETITKMARADYRHKKQSGGAGQFGEVHLIVEPYADGMPDPTSFTINGQEFKMNIKSKEEKDLEWGGKLVFINSVVGGAIDMRFMPAILKGIMERMEQGPLTGSYARDVRVIVYDGKMHPVDSNELSFMLAARNAFSAAFREAGPKVLEPIYDLEVYVPADYMGDVMSDLQGRRAIIMGMDSEAGYQKLSAKIPLKELSNYSIALSSITGGRASFTTKFASYELVPNDIQQQLIKEHEAELKDED